Proteins from a genomic interval of Plasmodium reichenowi strain SY57 chromosome 13, whole genome shotgun sequence:
- a CDS encoding hypothetical protein (conserved Plasmodium protein, unknown function), with product MLKQKYALYRCIKTIIISLLIYIWLSKNVMTYNRNIKSRNNICFYIYNNNIYDSRFYNNIYKKTKQQKKNCHVNKIRNQHLVEHIYNNKDLSCEDDLLKHLEILYQQFCERKLEPFKNVSKERNNINNDENKKKNKFSINNLYHYIQSTHPSALQNIQFIYQDRKKYTFTKNKISDAFINNAQVQIEPSLLKKFTNHEDQNKCDTQKEITDDDNNNNNNNNNNNNHNNNNNNNNNNNNNNNNNNNNHNNHNNHNHNRCNDLANDSILCITTNKHISKYEKICSIPNNYIINYDNIIQEIQIFVNHFNNNYKVNYLKYIFKNNIDEEINKLDSLTILLYDIYKKHNYFLNFIKNYNSSSIYLKYWDIKLTLVVTYIHFISKYINILLYVYNFNNTLFTILHKYYIEQVKKKKNWETSASNNYNQKVHSNDLSPSDKNVNNNEKIRDIKKNINMKQYNEINKNDMCNINDIYDLYNIYNYNNYMENEIDSLYNSSDFINNIHSFIECKTSSILRNYSTFFFYQNYEHYIQYIVNKEKLNHLPLYYKDSSFYLFNNNNIKNIILYRKHMIHEFIKMCTSQENQSEPNFQFIDKNIIHKILFTNNNFFIQLNKIINTNIHQNEQQKNNTFKFGTHILREDQEWNINELYNFIMLRFYDHDKNNDNNNNDNNNNDNNNNGDNKIYNNNNNDYNNNGDNNIYNHYNNISCNKNININEYYNQSFEKLKDGIKNTINYVAYKNSIFNLFENIFNYDFVMHIYSYVCTHAIKMKSPLNLYNSNDDTTNCIQNKMKKKYDTQNKENTYTLKDNIVNSSIKIKDEQKNIEELYIKECSDFNFNEYEQKEKQNENKNKNMCLIPIIDVCNHSNLSNNSTINKEELSVQHQNGNNKIFQHNSHYLKNIEQYQYTEKTNDDVKNVMNQERSVSLYDEEKKKNKIIKKIINKNGIDNNDAIDNNDAINNNNTSQNNHTSQNNHTSQNNHTSQNNHNQPLMPSSIIQNIQSVHLVSSRNIEEGEEITISYGNVNNDLLLLEYGFIEKEKETKVYFNFDIKIIREIIIQILGVDKLPLIMLDSLEQVKVNLFKQLNIIDDNQSVYQRFDTKNLESAHITRKKKEIFNDYLRKNKYFNEYNIFTMKDRINKFLIDEKLQHDSRKKNKKNYLYIGSNHIVDPILLATIRIIIYDDINHLSKVNINHLTSWDHFLSIDSEMVVIQILIKLIDEIIYEHFSHINYEYILKQGFIKYEDLKFIHNKFLQINMLHSHKSINLSQYNNFFITIYNILKIKELKNAKDKLNQKFKQIKHLFNEQNKNIIK from the coding sequence atgCTTAAGCAGAAGTATGCTTTATACAGATGTATAAAAaccataataatatcattactaatatatatatggttaagtaaaaatgttatgacttataatagaaatattaaaagcAGAAACAATATTTGcttttacatatataataataatatatatgattcaagattttataataatatatataagaagacaaaacaacaaaaaaaaaattgtcATGTGAACAAAATTAGGAATCAACATTTGGtagaacatatatataataacaaagATTTATCATGTGAAgatgatttattaaaacatttagaaatattatatcaaCAATTTTGCGAAAGAAAGTTAGAACCATTTAAGAATGTATCAAAAGAAAgaaacaatataaataatgacgaaaataaaaaaaaaaacaaattttcaataaataatttatatcattatatacaaTCCACACACCCATCAGCTTTACAAAATATTCAATTTATTTATCAGgatagaaaaaaatatacattcacaaaaaacaaaatatctgatgcttttataaataatgcACAAGTACAAATTGAACCAAgcttattaaaaaaatttacaaaCCATGAAGACCAAAATAAGTGTGATACTCAAAAAGAGATAACggatgatgataataataataataataataataataataataataatcataataataataataataataataataataataataataataataataataataataataatcataataatcataataatcataatcATAATAGATGTAATGATTTAGCAAATGATTctatattatgtataacCACAAATAAGCATATATctaaatatgaaaaaatttgCAGTATACctaataattatattattaattatgaTAACATAATACAagaaatacaaatattcgtaaatcattttaataataattataaggtcaattatttaaaatatatctttaaaaataacatagatgaagaaattaataaattagaTTCTCTTACCATCctattatatgatatatataaaaaacataattattttttaaattttatcaaaaattataattcgtcttctatttatttaaaatacTGGGATATTAAATTAACGCTCGTTGTAACGTacatacattttatatcaaaatatattaacatattaCTTTATGTATacaattttaataatacactttttacaatattacataaatattatattgaacaagtaaaaaaaaaaaaaaattgggAAACATCTGCttcaaataattataatcaaAAGGTTCATAGTAACGATCTATCACCTAGTGacaaaaatgtaaataataacgAAAAGATTAGAgatataaagaaaaatattaatatgaaacaatataatgagataaacaaaaatgatatgtgtaatattaatgatatatatgatttatataatatatataattataataactATATGGAAAACGAAATAGATTCATTATATAACTCATCagattttattaataatatacattcCTTTATTGAATGTAAGACATCAAGCATATTAAGAAATTATtcaacattttttttctatcaaaattatgaacattatattcaatatattgtaaacaaagaaaaattaaatcaCTTAccattatattataaggATTCCtctttttatctttttaataataacaacataAAAAACATCATACTCTATAGAAAACATATGATTCatgaatttattaaaatgtgTACATCTCAAGAAAATCAAAGTGAACCAAATTTTCAATTtattgataaaaatattatacacaaaatattatttactaataataatttttttattcaacTCAATAAAATCATAAATACTAATATACATCAAAATgaacaacaaaaaaataatacatttaaatTCGGAACGCATATATTAAGGGAAGATCAAGAATGGAATATTAATGAGTTATATAACTTTATAATGTTACGTTTTTATGATCATgacaaaaataatgataataataataatgataataataataatgataataacaacaatggtgataataaaatttataataataataataatgattataacaataatggtgataataatatttataatcattataataatatatcatgtaataaaaatattaatataaatgaatattataatcaaTCCTTTGAAAAATTGAAAGATGgaattaaaaatacaataaaCTATGTAGCATATAAAAACTCcatatttaatttgtttgaaaatatttttaattacGACTTTGTAATGcatatttattcttatgTCTGTACTCATGccataaaaatgaaatcacctttaaatttatataactCAAATGATGATACAACAAACTgtatacaaaataaaatgaaaaaaaagtacgatacacaaaataaagaaaatacCTATACACTTAAAGACAATATTGTAAACAGTAGTATAAAAATCAAAgatgaacaaaaaaatattgaagaattatatataaaagaatgttctgattttaattttaacgaatatgaacaaaaagaaaaacaaaacgaaaacaaaaataaaaatatgtgcCTAATACCAATTATAGATGTATGCAATCATAGTAATCTTTCTAATAATTcaacaataaataaagaagaacTCTCGGTGCAACATCAAAatggaaataataaaatttttcaACATAATTCgcattatttaaaaaatatagaacAATATCAATATACagaaaaaacaaatgatGATGTAAAAAATGTGATGAATCAAGAACGTTCTGTATCTCTGtatgatgaagaaaaaaaaaaaaataaaataataaaaaaaataataaataaaaatggtattgataataatgatgctattgataataatgatgctattaataataacaacacCAGTCAGAATAACCACACCAGTCAGAATAACCACACCAGTCAGAATAACCACACCAGTCAGAATAACCACAACCAACCTTTAATGCCCTCTTCcattatacaaaatatcCAAAGTGTTCATTTGGTGAGCTCAAGAAACATCGAAGAAGGTGAAGAAATCACCATAAGCTATGGAAATGTTAACAACgatcttttattattagaatACGGTTTTattgaaaaagaaaaagagaCGAAGGTTTACTTCAATTTTGATATAAAGATTATAAGggaaattattatacaaatattagGAGTTGATAAGCTTCCTTTAATTATGTTAGATAGCTTAGAACAAGTAAAAGTAAACTTATTTAAACAACTCAATATTATTGATGATAATCAAAGTGTATATCAACGATTTGATACAAAAAATTTGGAAAGTGCACATAttacaagaaaaaaaaaagaaatctTTAATGATTATctaagaaaaaataaatattttaatgaatataatatatttacaatgAAAGATcgtattaataaatttctTATTGATGAAAAATTACAACATGATTctagaaaaaaaaataaaaaaaattatctCTATATTGGTTCTAATCATATTGTTGATCCTATTTTATTAGCTACAATcagaataattatatatgatgatataaatcACCTTTCTAAAGTAAACATAAATCACTTAACTTCATGGGatcattttttatctaTCGATTCTGAAATGGTCgttatacaaatattaataaaattaatagaTGAAATTATTTATGAACACTTCTCTCATAttaattatgaatatatattaaaacaaggtttcataaaatatgaGGACTTAAAATTTATACACAATAAATTCTTACAAATCAATATGTTACACTCTCACAAATCTATAAACCTATcacaatataataatttttttataactatatataatattctcAAAATTAaggaattaaaaaatgCTAAAGATAAACTTAATCAAAAATTTAAACAAATCAAACATCTTTTCAATgaacaaaacaaaaatataataaaataa
- a CDS encoding small heat shock protein, putative, with amino-acid sequence MSENNLSKDNNKNKRNEALENAGMLDTFFESMYDHMNRLDQYHSDMNRMMNSLRGYYMNNDFFRFFPNRRSLTNYDINRNRNHDLLLSKPFSSMFRRDGYSNVPAMDVLDKEKHLEIKMDVPGLNKEDVQINLDDGKLEISGEFKKSHEQKDEQQRYYIKERCESSFYRSFTLPENVSEDEIKATFKDGVLKIDIPKKDIPDKKKKKIEID; translated from the coding sequence ATGAGCGAAAATAATTTAAGCaaggataataataagaacaAAAGAAACGAGGCCTTAGAAAATGCTGGTATGTTAGATACTTTTTTTGAGAGTATGTATGATCATATGAATCGACTTGATCAATATCATAGTGATATGAATAGAATGATGAATTCTTTAAGAGgttattatatgaataatgaCTTCTTTAGATTTTTTCCTAATAGGAGATCACTAACTAATTATGATATTAATCGTAATAGAAATCATGATTTACTTCTTTCGAAACCTTTTTCATCTATGTTTAGAAGAGATGGATATTCAAATGTCCCTGCTATGGATGTTCTTGATAAAGAGAAACATcttgaaataaaaatggatGTTCCAGGGttaaataaagaagatGTACAAATCAATTTAGATGATGGAAAATTAGAAATAAGTGGAGAATTCAAAAAATCTCATGAACAGAAAGATGAACAACAAAGATATTATATCAAGGAAAGATGTGAGTCATCTTTTTATAGATCATTTACCTTACCAGAAAATGTTTCAGAAGATGAAATTAAAGCTACATTCAAGGATGGAGTTCTTAAAATAGACATTCCAAAAAAAGATATACCAgacaagaaaaaaaaaaaaatagaaatagATTAA